One Nicotiana sylvestris chromosome 12, ASM39365v2, whole genome shotgun sequence genomic window carries:
- the LOC138883390 gene encoding uncharacterized protein, protein MQQVIGSNEKMSERVDAHESYIKNIEVQMGQISMSLNNHPHETLPIDTQVNPKDQDPKQLMTVSLRNGRDLDLEQERAQERKQDETCVPVPIELDDLAKLIEVIVQPAQEETNTQIKAETEVETAQEPVNIPLIDALKEMPGYAKIMKDLIPVAAKLSDPGSFIIPCTIGNFAFAKALWADRTMKRPSGILDDVLIQVGKFVFPTDFVILDCRVDEEIPIILGRPFLATGRALIDCETGELKMRLNDKEITFKVEKSMRRASEFANCSLTDVMDVIVEEDDEILTIEYPLVVCLVNLDEVNGEELAEWVLALEGKGFWERSLEFEPLHLEKRETPPAKPSKEEPPKMELKPLPAHLRYAFLGPNSTLPVIISSRLLDVQA, encoded by the exons atgcagcaggttattgggtcaaatgAGAAAATgagtgaaagagtagatgcacatgagtcatacataaagaatattgaagtgcaaatGGGCCAGATCTCGATGTCTTTAAATAATCATCCTCATGAGACATTGCCTATAGACACTcaggtaaatccaaaagatcaagacCCGAAGCAGCTGATGACAgtgagtctacgtaatggcagagacctagacttggagcaagagagggctcaagaaagaaaacaagatgaGACATGtgtaccagtgcccattgagctagatgattTAGCAAAACTAATAGAGGTGATAGTAcagcctgcccaggaagaaaCCAACACACAAATTAAGGCTGAGACAGAAGTTGAGACAGCCCAAGAACCG GTAAATATTCCGTTGATTgatgctttgaaggagatgcctggttatgcaaaaataatgaaggacttgat ACCAGTTGCTGCGAAGTTGTCTGATCCAGGGAGTTTCATAATTCCTTGCACCATCGGTAACTTTGCCTTTGCCAAGGCACT GTGGGCTGATAGAACTATGAAAAGACCCTCAGGTATTTTGGATGACGTGTTGAtacaggtagggaaatttgtgttccctacagattttgtgattctggattgtagagtggatgaagaaattcccataattttgggaaggccgttcttGGCCACAGGGCGAGCcctcattgattgtgaaactggggagctcaagatgaggttgaacgataaggagataacattcaaagtggagaaatctatgaggcgagcaagtgaattcgccaattgttctcttaCTGATGTCATGGATGTAATTGTGGAAGAGGATGATGAGATATTGACTATTGAGTATCCTCTTGTTGTATGTCTTGtgaatttagatgaggtgaatggggAAGAATTGGCAGAATGGGTGCTGGCTCTTGAGGGCAAAGGCTTTTGGGAGAGATCACTTGAATTCGAGCCCCTGCACTTAGAAaaaagagaaactcctccagccaagccatccaaagaagaaccaccaaagatggagttgaagccactacccgcccatctcaggtatgcattcctaggacctaactccacattacctgttattatctcatctagatTATTAGATGTGCAGGCATAA